In the genome of Flaviflexus ciconiae, one region contains:
- a CDS encoding DUF4350 domain-containing protein, producing MSSDPKFAQLVAKKPLKNKVLFGIFTAIIIGLLALSIITLQGRGNQQTMHPDSVSPDGAGALGSIIEDRGATITVVRTADEALDHEGTILVWDPFSLLTERERESLIESGRPVVAVMDEGRGASLWLTGNPRAFSSSSATPTGPNCSVDWVSDLDAIDGATWGIDTNNIPATGCFPVTSGHYLAVEGNVSVFASPEVFTNDYLDRAHNAAVAIRALGHTDSVSWIIPTETTATDSSISAVPPALTGALAGFAIAALWYGICVRRPVGPLIPESLPVIVPSAESARGRARLYERGGNAGHAGKALRAGTIARVAARLGIPSEATPENVISRISEASGWHPDRVSQVLYGPPPTTDRELVDLAHELTALTKELIHD from the coding sequence ATGAGCTCCGATCCGAAGTTCGCGCAACTCGTTGCTAAGAAGCCGCTCAAGAACAAGGTCCTGTTCGGAATCTTTACCGCGATCATCATTGGCCTCCTTGCTCTCTCGATCATCACCCTTCAGGGGAGGGGCAATCAGCAGACTATGCACCCGGATTCGGTCTCCCCGGATGGTGCTGGCGCACTCGGATCGATCATCGAGGATCGCGGTGCCACCATCACCGTTGTCCGCACCGCCGATGAGGCACTTGATCATGAAGGCACGATTCTCGTGTGGGACCCGTTCTCGCTCCTGACCGAACGGGAACGGGAATCGCTCATCGAGTCCGGCAGACCGGTCGTGGCTGTCATGGACGAAGGCAGGGGTGCATCCCTGTGGCTGACCGGCAATCCCCGCGCCTTCTCATCGTCCTCCGCTACACCGACCGGCCCCAACTGTTCGGTCGACTGGGTCTCGGATCTGGACGCCATCGACGGCGCCACCTGGGGCATCGACACGAACAATATTCCCGCCACCGGGTGTTTCCCGGTGACCAGCGGACACTACCTGGCGGTCGAGGGGAACGTTTCGGTCTTTGCCTCTCCCGAGGTCTTCACCAACGACTACTTGGACCGAGCACACAACGCCGCCGTTGCCATAAGGGCTCTGGGGCATACCGATTCCGTGTCCTGGATCATACCGACGGAAACAACTGCGACAGATTCCTCGATCTCGGCCGTTCCGCCCGCACTCACCGGCGCTCTCGCTGGTTTTGCTATCGCGGCCCTCTGGTACGGCATCTGTGTTCGCAGGCCCGTCGGCCCCCTGATCCCCGAATCCCTTCCCGTTATCGTGCCCTCCGCAGAATCGGCACGCGGCCGCGCCCGACTCTACGAGCGGGGCGGGAACGCGGGCCATGCCGGCAAGGCTCTACGTGCGGGAACGATCGCAAGGGTCGCCGCCCGGCTCGGCATCCCCTCCGAAGCCACACCGGAGAACGTCATTTCCCGGATCTCAGAAGCATCTGGCTGGCATCCGGACCGGGTCAGCCAAGTTCTCTACGGCCCTCCGCCGACAACCGACCGTGAGCTTGTTGACCTCGCACACGAACTAACCGCACTCACCAAGGAGCTCATCCATGACTAG
- the mtrA gene encoding MtrAB system response regulator MtrA — translation MKSRILVVDDDPSISEMVAILLESEGYEVTVCADGQSVLPLYRAERPDLVLLDVMLPGMNGVEVCKALRDETDIPIIMMSALTDSVDVIAGLEAGADDYVTKPFENSVLMARIKARLRRQELEPEILKVADLTIDITGHTVQRGDENLSLTPLEFDLLVALARKPRQVFSREELLELVWGYRHSADTRLVNVHVQRLRAKVEKDQDNPEVVLTVRGVGYRAGAAQE, via the coding sequence ATGAAGTCCCGCATTCTTGTCGTCGATGATGATCCCTCGATCTCGGAGATGGTTGCCATTCTCCTCGAGTCAGAAGGATATGAGGTGACGGTGTGTGCCGACGGGCAGTCGGTGCTCCCGCTCTACCGTGCCGAACGACCCGACCTTGTGCTCCTTGACGTCATGCTCCCCGGCATGAACGGCGTTGAGGTGTGCAAGGCGCTTCGCGACGAGACAGATATTCCCATCATCATGATGAGTGCGCTAACCGACTCCGTTGATGTCATTGCGGGCCTCGAGGCAGGTGCCGACGACTACGTGACAAAGCCGTTTGAGAATTCTGTTCTCATGGCCCGGATTAAGGCTCGCCTGCGCAGGCAGGAGCTGGAGCCGGAGATCCTCAAGGTTGCCGACCTGACGATCGACATTACCGGTCACACCGTGCAGCGTGGCGACGAAAATCTCTCGCTGACGCCGCTCGAGTTTGATCTTCTTGTTGCTCTCGCTCGTAAGCCTCGCCAGGTGTTCTCGCGCGAGGAGCTTCTTGAGCTGGTGTGGGGGTACCGCCACAGTGCGGACACCCGCCTCGTCAACGTCCACGTCCAGAGGCTCCGCGCCAAGGTCGAAAAGGATCAGGATAATCCCGAGGTTGTTCTGACCGTTCGCGGCGTCGGATATCGGGCGGGTGCGGCACAGGAGTGA
- the mtrB gene encoding MtrAB system histidine kinase MtrB has product MSDQAPEQEHTGPSRGRLIAENLTELGRFFSQRLQVRVIAILLTIVTFSVSITFGVALWQIRNQVFDSRIDSIVEEFGVDARSAQQNFSATIGSNPGDVQLRASQIVTSMYDPSSSIIGVLLMRSEDQASTNIQILEPVRGPAVTRDLVTDELRAQISSSEALHWQSVSIPLSSGETEPGVVIGVSVSIPGAGSYELYSVFSLEAEQQLLSLVTTVQLVAGGILLILLVLMAVVLVRMVLGPIREASRNARRIADGAFEVRMDVKGDDELAQLAESFNQMASSLDEQFTRLQKLSKVQQDFVSAVSHELRSPVTTIRMAGQLIYDKRDELPPSLQRSAELMQRQLVNLDAMLADLLEISRFDAGAMALNTEYVDLTTLVEDVVEMAAPLAREDEVTVRVHSVGNTYATVEHRRVERMVRNLLVNAIEHAEGGNVRLDVVGNETAVAVRVVDDGVGMSQEQVDHVFDRFWRADAARVRKAGGTGLGLTIAREDAHLHGGEIRVWGVLGEGSSFLLILPREPGSPFVAPVDVEVDFDPEKFKEEE; this is encoded by the coding sequence GTGAGCGACCAAGCTCCGGAGCAGGAGCATACAGGCCCTTCGAGGGGCCGACTGATCGCAGAGAACCTGACGGAGCTGGGGCGCTTCTTCAGCCAGCGCCTCCAGGTCCGCGTGATTGCTATCCTCCTGACGATTGTTACGTTCTCCGTTTCCATAACGTTCGGTGTTGCCCTCTGGCAGATTCGCAACCAGGTATTCGACTCCCGCATCGACTCGATCGTCGAAGAATTCGGGGTGGATGCTCGGTCAGCCCAGCAGAACTTCTCGGCAACCATCGGTTCCAACCCCGGTGATGTTCAGTTGCGTGCCAGCCAGATCGTCACCAGCATGTATGACCCGTCATCCTCGATCATCGGCGTTCTGCTCATGCGGTCCGAGGACCAGGCAAGCACGAACATCCAGATCCTGGAGCCGGTTCGTGGACCCGCTGTTACTCGCGATCTCGTCACGGATGAACTAAGAGCACAAATATCCAGTTCGGAAGCGCTTCACTGGCAGTCCGTCTCCATCCCCCTCAGCAGCGGGGAAACCGAGCCGGGTGTCGTCATCGGCGTTTCCGTATCTATCCCGGGGGCCGGTTCGTACGAGCTGTATTCGGTGTTCTCACTGGAGGCGGAGCAACAGCTCCTCAGCCTCGTTACCACCGTTCAGCTAGTTGCTGGCGGAATCCTTCTTATTCTGCTGGTTCTCATGGCGGTGGTTCTTGTCCGCATGGTTCTCGGCCCAATCCGAGAAGCCTCCCGAAACGCGCGCAGGATCGCCGACGGTGCGTTCGAGGTGCGGATGGACGTCAAGGGTGACGACGAACTGGCACAGCTTGCCGAGTCGTTCAACCAGATGGCGTCGTCATTGGATGAACAGTTTACGCGCCTCCAGAAGCTGTCGAAGGTCCAGCAGGACTTCGTCTCCGCCGTTTCCCACGAACTCCGCTCTCCGGTCACGACGATCCGCATGGCGGGGCAGCTCATCTACGACAAGAGGGACGAGCTACCGCCCAGCCTCCAGCGGTCCGCCGAACTCATGCAGCGTCAGCTCGTTAACCTTGACGCAATGCTTGCCGACCTTCTGGAAATCTCGCGATTCGATGCGGGGGCGATGGCACTCAATACCGAATACGTTGACCTCACGACCCTCGTGGAAGACGTAGTGGAGATGGCGGCACCTCTCGCACGCGAAGACGAAGTCACGGTCCGCGTGCACTCGGTCGGCAACACCTATGCAACTGTGGAACACCGGCGAGTGGAACGCATGGTGCGTAACCTGCTGGTCAATGCGATCGAACACGCGGAAGGCGGCAACGTCCGCCTCGACGTTGTCGGTAACGAGACAGCGGTCGCTGTCCGCGTTGTCGACGATGGTGTTGGCATGAGCCAGGAACAGGTTGATCACGTTTTCGACAGGTTCTGGCGTGCCGATGCTGCCCGCGTGCGCAAGGCCGGTGGCACCGGCCTTGGTTTGACGATTGCCCGCGAGGACGCTCACCTCCACGGCGGAGAAATCCGCGTCTGGGGTGTTCTCGGTGAAGGCTCGAGCTTCCTACTGATCCTGCCCAGGGAACCGGGAAGCCCATTCGTTGCTCCCGTCGACGTTGAAGTTGACTTCGACCCGGAGAAGTTCAAGGAGGAAGAATGA
- a CDS encoding LpqB family beta-propeller domain-containing protein, producing MKKLMALASLVCLLAACTSLPTEGPVNATRAPTDTGQSVGLHANGPSAGADPEDIVIGFLTASAAGLSDDFEVAREFLSPQASESWQPLGEVRIYSDTRVPVTTRTDTQAVRLNLGSEGSLDEDGRFIASNPDAVITTEFSLARNAEGEWRIIDLENGLLISATLFDTQYAKSVLYFLTSDSRYLVADMRWFPRTTYATAATNELFDGPSDWLAAAVRTSIPAETQIGARGVAIDSGVATVSLNEEALAVTGYQRLLFQAQLEETLTLLSDVQEVELTIDGAPWQVASGNPPSSYPFTESRVLVMVGDAPALYWDGTTELLDMASIPEDLHSLAIGYLDDPPMVGISGDRLVSLPNDGSEPVTLLEVDDLIAPSVDTYGWIWTGSAEGNGTITAVNREGGRVDMTADWLREGTIDSIHVSREGSRAIVVWHTESTTYVSATAIVRDGEGNPVSLDDPFELGAGIESITDLAWIDETTVAALATIPGSNSPAIYAIPIGGPIHTITEANGATSITAGDGEGSIILSTENGQILERSGGGWRLLLTDGDDPALAG from the coding sequence ATGAAGAAGCTCATGGCGCTCGCCAGCCTCGTCTGCCTTCTTGCCGCGTGCACTTCGCTGCCGACCGAAGGCCCGGTTAACGCAACGCGAGCCCCGACAGATACCGGTCAGAGCGTCGGCCTCCACGCGAACGGCCCCTCGGCCGGAGCCGACCCCGAAGACATCGTTATCGGCTTCCTCACCGCATCCGCCGCCGGCCTCTCCGACGACTTCGAGGTAGCCCGCGAATTCCTGTCACCGCAGGCATCCGAATCGTGGCAGCCCCTCGGGGAAGTCCGGATCTACTCGGATACTCGGGTCCCCGTCACGACACGAACTGACACTCAAGCAGTTCGGCTGAACCTGGGCAGCGAGGGCTCCCTCGATGAGGACGGTCGTTTCATTGCCTCCAACCCCGACGCGGTCATCACCACCGAATTCTCACTCGCCCGCAATGCGGAAGGGGAGTGGCGGATCATTGATCTCGAGAACGGCCTCCTGATCTCGGCAACCCTCTTTGACACGCAGTACGCCAAGTCGGTCCTCTACTTCTTAACTTCTGATTCGCGCTACCTTGTTGCAGACATGCGTTGGTTCCCGCGAACCACGTACGCGACGGCCGCCACGAATGAGCTTTTCGACGGACCATCCGACTGGCTGGCAGCCGCGGTGCGCACCTCGATTCCCGCAGAAACACAGATTGGCGCGCGAGGAGTTGCCATCGACTCCGGGGTCGCCACCGTGTCACTGAATGAGGAGGCACTCGCCGTCACCGGATATCAGCGGCTGCTGTTCCAGGCGCAACTCGAAGAGACCCTGACGCTCCTCTCCGACGTCCAAGAAGTAGAACTCACAATCGACGGCGCTCCGTGGCAGGTGGCGAGTGGCAATCCTCCCTCCAGCTATCCCTTCACAGAATCCCGCGTACTCGTCATGGTGGGGGATGCGCCCGCACTCTACTGGGACGGCACCACCGAGCTGCTCGACATGGCATCCATTCCCGAAGACCTGCACTCCCTTGCCATCGGCTACCTTGACGACCCGCCCATGGTAGGAATCTCGGGCGACCGGCTCGTCTCCCTGCCGAACGACGGGTCGGAACCGGTCACGCTCCTCGAAGTCGACGACCTCATCGCCCCGTCGGTTGATACCTACGGATGGATCTGGACCGGATCAGCCGAAGGGAACGGCACAATCACCGCCGTTAACCGCGAAGGCGGACGCGTCGACATGACAGCAGACTGGCTCCGCGAAGGCACCATCGACTCGATCCACGTCTCCCGCGAAGGATCCCGCGCCATCGTTGTCTGGCACACCGAATCAACAACGTACGTATCGGCAACCGCAATCGTCCGTGACGGAGAGGGCAACCCGGTCTCCCTCGACGACCCGTTCGAACTCGGAGCCGGAATCGAATCCATCACCGACCTTGCCTGGATCGACGAAACCACGGTCGCGGCACTCGCAACCATCCCCGGAAGCAACAGCCCCGCCATCTATGCCATTCCCATTGGCGGCCCCATCCACACCATCACCGAAGCCAACGGCGCCACCTCAATCACCGCGGGTGACGGCGAAGGCTCCATCATCCTCTCCACCGAAAACGGTCAAATTCTTGAACGTTCCGGTGGGGGATGGCGACTGCTGCTCACCGATGGAGACGATCCCGCGCTCGCGGGCTAA
- a CDS encoding ComF family protein, producing MSFLDVLFPVQCPGCGQWDVAVCDACLERVGPPLEISRFLPQLSQIGPDGDENPLFPVWTMSSYEDMGRIIQAWKNRPNSLLDRLLGDRIDDCATDMALRLPFGVEIDVVPAPSRPARYRSDTYIAGTIADRIAGGIARGFAERLARAIESSQEEQSSDYPNNSDLVCGTVNPGGAEAAHRPGRLQSTLAPSVTVTSRTMFQPRQGRQRGRSRRERRGREPVRLMGAEKPRTVLLVDDVATTGSTLEACWQALHQGKHRILGALCVAAVIPPGELSVHETLLGKRRVK from the coding sequence GTGAGCTTCCTTGACGTCCTGTTTCCAGTCCAGTGCCCCGGGTGTGGGCAGTGGGATGTTGCGGTCTGCGACGCGTGCCTGGAACGGGTGGGGCCGCCGCTGGAGATCTCCCGCTTCCTTCCGCAACTGTCGCAGATTGGACCGGACGGAGACGAGAACCCGCTCTTTCCCGTGTGGACCATGTCGTCCTACGAGGACATGGGGCGCATCATTCAGGCCTGGAAGAACAGGCCCAATAGCCTGCTGGATCGGCTGCTGGGAGACCGCATCGACGACTGCGCTACCGACATGGCTCTCCGCCTGCCCTTCGGCGTTGAAATCGACGTCGTGCCCGCACCGTCACGCCCCGCCCGATACCGGTCCGACACCTACATTGCGGGAACAATTGCAGACAGAATTGCCGGCGGAATAGCCCGGGGCTTCGCAGAGCGGCTCGCTCGCGCGATCGAATCGAGCCAAGAGGAGCAAAGCTCTGATTATCCGAATAACTCCGACCTTGTATGCGGTACGGTAAACCCGGGTGGCGCCGAAGCCGCGCACCGCCCCGGGCGCCTGCAGAGCACGCTGGCCCCATCTGTTACCGTGACGTCCCGGACGATGTTTCAGCCCCGGCAGGGGCGCCAACGGGGACGGTCCCGTCGGGAGCGTCGGGGACGTGAACCGGTGAGGCTCATGGGGGCGGAAAAGCCTCGGACGGTTCTACTTGTAGATGACGTGGCGACGACCGGATCGACCCTTGAGGCCTGCTGGCAGGCGCTCCATCAGGGCAAACATCGGATCCTTGGAGCTCTCTGTGTAGCGGCCGTTATTCCGCCAGGGGAATTGTCTGTTCACGAGACACTTTTGGGTAAACGTAGAGTAAAATGA
- the hpf gene encoding ribosome hibernation-promoting factor, HPF/YfiA family, with translation MEIIVQGRNAEISDRFKEYVSDKLSKVEQFAPRAQRVEVEVTHEAHLAQTDVTEKIEITVIDKGPVIRAEASASDRGAALDLATTKLIERLRRARDRKKDHRKKDGNGHASTELNIDLDELNAGVKATPKVEDTVPREPGVAIEQQLGDSPVIVRQKLHEAEPMSVDQALYEMELVGHPFYLFIDEETKQPCVVYHRHGWTYGVIRLDTTVVG, from the coding sequence GTGGAAATCATCGTACAAGGTCGTAATGCAGAGATTTCGGATCGGTTCAAGGAGTATGTCTCGGACAAGCTCTCCAAGGTTGAACAGTTCGCACCCCGTGCGCAGCGAGTAGAAGTAGAAGTCACTCACGAAGCGCACCTGGCACAGACGGACGTCACCGAGAAGATTGAGATTACAGTCATCGACAAGGGCCCCGTTATCCGGGCAGAGGCATCGGCCTCGGACCGCGGAGCGGCACTGGACCTTGCCACCACCAAACTTATTGAGCGCCTTCGCCGTGCACGCGACCGGAAGAAGGACCATCGGAAGAAGGACGGGAACGGCCACGCGTCCACCGAGCTCAACATTGATCTCGACGAACTGAACGCTGGAGTCAAAGCGACGCCGAAGGTCGAGGACACCGTGCCTCGCGAGCCGGGTGTAGCAATTGAGCAGCAGCTGGGAGATTCCCCGGTCATCGTCCGCCAGAAGCTTCATGAGGCCGAGCCCATGAGCGTCGACCAGGCACTGTACGAAATGGAGCTGGTGGGCCACCCCTTCTACCTCTTCATCGACGAAGAAACGAAGCAGCCCTGCGTTGTCTACCACCGCCACGGATGGACGTACGGTGTTATCCGACTTGACACGACAGTTGTTGGCTAG
- a CDS encoding FAD-dependent oxidoreductase, translating to MDQVYPPPSIEVHVSDRPLSVAVIGAGPAGIYAADILSKSDIETSIDLYERLPAPFGLVRYGVAPDHPRIKQIIVALYKILQRGDIRLVGNVTVGEDISIEDMREHYDAIILATGSDRDAPLDIPGVDLEGCYGAADFVSWYDGHPDYPRTWPLEAKEVAVIGVGNVALDVARMLAKHPEDLMVTEIPENVEKGLRANPITDVHIFGRRGPAQVKFTPLELRELGKVPDVDVIVYEEDFDFDDGSQEAISSSNQTKQVVNTLTDWVMRDEEPTASRRIHLHMMQSPVEILGTDRVEGIRMERNELVGDGSVKGTGEYIDYPVQAVYRAVGYFSSPITDLPFDDIRGVIPNVEGRVIEAGGDHIPGIYSTGWVKRGPVGLIGSTKSDARETITHLVEDAKAGKLDQLGDSAGVGYETMTRILDERGIKYTTWQGWEILEEFEKALGAEQGRERVKVVERDTMTAISRGEEHDGKLY from the coding sequence ATGGATCAGGTATATCCACCCCCAAGTATCGAGGTGCACGTGAGCGATCGCCCGCTGTCAGTTGCTGTTATCGGAGCCGGCCCGGCAGGAATCTATGCCGCCGACATCCTGTCCAAATCGGACATCGAAACATCGATCGACCTCTATGAGCGGTTACCTGCTCCCTTTGGACTCGTCCGATACGGTGTTGCTCCCGACCATCCGCGAATCAAGCAGATCATCGTTGCTCTGTACAAGATCCTGCAGCGCGGTGACATCCGCCTGGTCGGCAACGTGACCGTCGGTGAGGACATCTCGATCGAGGACATGCGCGAACACTACGACGCAATCATCCTCGCAACCGGCTCGGATCGCGATGCTCCTCTCGATATTCCGGGTGTTGACCTCGAGGGTTGCTACGGCGCTGCCGACTTCGTTTCCTGGTACGACGGTCACCCCGACTATCCGCGGACGTGGCCGCTTGAGGCGAAGGAAGTCGCCGTTATCGGCGTCGGCAACGTTGCTCTGGACGTTGCTCGCATGCTAGCGAAGCACCCGGAAGATCTCATGGTCACCGAGATCCCCGAGAACGTTGAGAAGGGCCTGCGTGCCAACCCCATCACCGACGTTCACATCTTCGGTCGCCGCGGCCCCGCCCAGGTGAAGTTCACGCCCCTTGAGCTCCGCGAGCTCGGCAAGGTCCCGGATGTTGATGTCATCGTCTATGAAGAAGACTTTGATTTCGACGACGGCTCGCAGGAAGCGATTAGCTCCTCGAACCAGACAAAGCAGGTTGTTAACACCCTGACCGACTGGGTCATGCGAGACGAAGAGCCGACGGCCTCCCGCCGTATCCACCTGCACATGATGCAGTCCCCGGTCGAGATTCTTGGAACCGACCGTGTTGAGGGCATCCGCATGGAGAGGAACGAGCTCGTTGGTGACGGCTCCGTCAAGGGAACCGGCGAATACATTGATTACCCCGTCCAGGCTGTCTACCGTGCGGTCGGATACTTCTCGTCCCCGATCACGGACTTGCCTTTCGACGACATTCGTGGCGTGATCCCGAACGTTGAGGGCCGCGTTATCGAAGCCGGTGGCGACCACATTCCCGGCATTTACTCGACCGGCTGGGTTAAGCGCGGCCCCGTGGGCCTCATTGGCTCCACAAAGTCCGACGCGAGGGAAACCATCACCCACCTCGTGGAAGACGCGAAGGCCGGCAAACTCGACCAGCTCGGCGACTCCGCGGGGGTCGGCTACGAGACGATGACGAGAATCCTCGACGAACGAGGCATCAAGTACACGACCTGGCAGGGCTGGGAGATTCTCGAAGAGTTCGAGAAGGCCCTCGGTGCCGAGCAGGGCAGGGAACGCGTCAAGGTTGTCGAGAGGGACACCATGACGGCGATTTCCCGGGGCGAAGAGCACGACGGGAAGCTGTACTGA
- a CDS encoding FtsX-like permease family protein, translating into MLLATVMCAGTILTVGRTVATESQIEDRLESAGSRLLVVRDISSAGDYLTEQVVAATDGVSHVERAVGIYNAIDVVNGQVGGGGERVPAWGVLGDMENVAQLTSGRVPGPGEALVSREAMLSLGLEYPAGWVHHVTEPGLNDLNIVGSFEPKEPFADYGSGIIYAPLSPMPATSLQVILTNADVADEAQIIVLGIIDGKAEELRVESPIGVAALQAQIMEDVTIFGRTLLVGVLLAGAVLVAIVTLTDVLVRRADLGRRRALGATRDTIIGLVVLRTVIAACIGVILGISVSAALTNRLEAMPPTSFMVGVGILSIIAAIASSIPPAMYAAYRDPVAVLRTP; encoded by the coding sequence GTGTTACTCGCGACCGTCATGTGCGCAGGAACAATCCTTACTGTCGGACGTACTGTAGCGACAGAATCACAGATCGAGGACCGCCTCGAGTCAGCAGGATCCAGACTCCTTGTTGTCCGAGACATTTCTTCCGCAGGTGACTACCTGACGGAACAGGTTGTCGCGGCAACCGATGGTGTTTCGCACGTTGAGCGGGCTGTCGGCATTTACAATGCGATCGACGTTGTTAATGGTCAAGTGGGTGGCGGCGGAGAGAGGGTTCCCGCCTGGGGTGTCCTCGGTGACATGGAGAATGTTGCACAGTTGACGAGTGGGCGCGTACCCGGACCAGGGGAGGCCTTGGTCTCTCGGGAAGCGATGCTAAGCCTGGGGCTAGAGTATCCAGCGGGGTGGGTGCATCATGTCACCGAGCCTGGACTCAATGACCTCAACATTGTTGGCAGCTTTGAACCGAAGGAGCCTTTTGCTGATTACGGGTCGGGAATCATCTACGCCCCCTTATCGCCCATGCCCGCAACATCCCTCCAGGTCATCCTGACCAATGCTGATGTTGCTGACGAAGCACAGATTATCGTCCTAGGCATTATCGATGGGAAAGCTGAAGAGCTCAGGGTCGAGTCACCTATCGGGGTTGCAGCGTTGCAGGCACAGATCATGGAGGATGTGACGATCTTTGGTCGTACCCTTCTTGTTGGTGTCCTCTTGGCGGGCGCGGTCCTGGTTGCGATTGTGACGCTGACAGATGTTCTCGTCCGGCGTGCGGACCTCGGACGCCGCCGTGCCCTCGGGGCAACAAGAGACACGATCATTGGTCTTGTGGTTCTGAGAACCGTCATAGCAGCATGCATTGGCGTTATTCTCGGAATCAGTGTGAGTGCGGCTCTCACGAACAGGCTGGAGGCCATGCCACCTACCTCATTCATGGTTGGGGTCGGTATCCTATCGATCATTGCAGCTATCGCCTCTTCCATCCCGCCAGCAATGTACGCAGCTTACCGGGATCCTGTCGCTGTCCTGCGAACTCCGTAG
- a CDS encoding ABC transporter ATP-binding protein, which translates to MSTATDRLDVAIGDLGSVLSVDDLVFRYRKNGDELFDGLSHDFSPGRMTALTGPSGRGKSTLLYILGLMLTPLSGAVTVGGKVVSTLPDRRRSRFRAEHMGFVFQDAALDPRRQVIDSVIEPALYAGWDRNSAVLRAMELMDMMGVSIRADHRPGEISGGQAQRVAVCRALMNNPKVILADEPTGNLDHENAEIVLSALATIAEDEERTVIIATHDSFVIESSHEVLEL; encoded by the coding sequence ATGAGCACCGCGACTGATCGTCTCGATGTAGCCATTGGAGATTTGGGTTCGGTACTGTCAGTGGATGACCTTGTATTCCGGTACCGGAAGAATGGTGACGAGCTGTTTGATGGCCTGAGCCACGACTTCTCTCCCGGGCGTATGACTGCATTGACGGGCCCTTCCGGTCGTGGAAAATCCACCCTCCTCTACATCCTTGGTCTCATGCTCACACCGTTGAGTGGAGCTGTGACAGTTGGTGGCAAAGTTGTTAGTACACTTCCCGATCGTAGAAGGTCACGGTTTCGAGCAGAACATATGGGTTTCGTATTTCAGGATGCTGCCCTCGATCCAAGGCGCCAGGTGATCGACTCGGTCATTGAGCCTGCCTTGTATGCGGGGTGGGACCGCAATTCTGCTGTGCTCCGCGCCATGGAGCTCATGGATATGATGGGCGTCTCCATTCGAGCTGATCATCGTCCCGGTGAGATTTCCGGTGGTCAAGCGCAACGCGTGGCAGTATGTCGGGCCCTCATGAACAATCCCAAGGTTATTTTGGCGGACGAGCCAACTGGGAATCTCGACCACGAGAACGCAGAAATCGTTCTCTCCGCTCTCGCCACCATTGCCGAAGACGAAGAGCGCACCGTCATTATTGCGACCCACGACAGTTTCGTGATTGAGAGCTCACACGAGGTCTTAGAACTGTGA
- a CDS encoding peptidoglycan-binding domain-containing protein: MAANVLPGVVREAHEGMRNQGEILYVVNDVPVRAVQADLPFWRDISYGTHGDDVAALQQALIDLGYLNTAVDGNFGNATLTAVKHWQKDLSQNQTGTIGHGELVAFKSLPVSVELSESIAPGTVLSGGEEAVMAPTGERTFVVVVASYQSELIPSGATVDVRYEEYEWQGIIVERVENIEGNFDLILQGVDGGEVCGSDCDVLPVDSYLPLASKVNIVPEVAGVGVPAMAVQTRPSGETYVVTEDGEIDVVVAGSGQGIVIVDGITSGTRVELPVGASNQADQQS, translated from the coding sequence GTGGCAGCAAACGTGCTGCCGGGTGTAGTTCGGGAAGCTCATGAGGGGATGCGTAACCAGGGCGAGATTCTCTATGTTGTCAATGATGTTCCCGTTCGTGCCGTGCAAGCGGACTTACCGTTTTGGAGGGACATATCGTATGGTACTCACGGCGATGATGTCGCAGCCCTTCAGCAGGCACTTATTGATTTGGGATACCTGAATACGGCGGTCGATGGGAATTTTGGCAATGCGACCCTGACGGCCGTCAAGCATTGGCAGAAAGACTTGTCCCAAAATCAGACGGGTACGATCGGGCATGGAGAACTTGTCGCCTTTAAGTCTCTGCCCGTCTCAGTTGAACTATCAGAGAGCATCGCGCCCGGCACTGTTTTGAGCGGCGGTGAAGAAGCCGTCATGGCCCCGACAGGTGAACGGACGTTTGTCGTCGTTGTCGCTTCCTACCAATCAGAGCTAATTCCCTCTGGAGCCACCGTTGATGTCCGATATGAGGAATATGAGTGGCAGGGAATCATTGTCGAACGAGTGGAGAACATCGAGGGCAACTTTGATCTCATCCTCCAGGGAGTCGATGGTGGGGAGGTGTGTGGGAGTGACTGCGATGTGCTCCCGGTCGACTCGTATTTGCCGCTCGCTTCTAAAGTAAATATTGTTCCCGAGGTCGCGGGCGTGGGTGTGCCTGCTATGGCCGTACAAACCCGACCCAGTGGTGAGACCTACGTTGTCACTGAGGATGGCGAGATTGATGTAGTGGTGGCGGGATCCGGTCAGGGCATCGTCATAGTCGACGGCATTACCAGCGGTACGCGGGTTGAGCTGCCGGTAGGCGCATCCAATCAAGCGGATCAGCAGTCATGA